From one Colletotrichum destructivum chromosome 3, complete sequence genomic stretch:
- a CDS encoding Putative oxoglutarate/iron-dependent dioxygenase, non-hem dioxygenase domain-containing protein, whose protein sequence is MSTTTTTEAPQSYKLELMSAYGTVFRDVLKTPPRDCNASEVPVIDLSNLRGTESERKELAATIRDAAENTGFFYIKNHGVPKATIEAAFRQAQTFFSQPSEKKALVAQKKSKFFNGWTEKRAAQISPTETKDHREGFSFRYDPRYDPETKDPDAVPEEVKPWMKHEDFVWEGTSHLPAFKEEMITYWQSCLTLARSLIKLFALALDVPETYFDDVITYPGSDSVVNYYPKNTEAQDAIIDVGLGAHTDLQCFTLLWQDSVGGLQVLTKDGQWIKVPPVPDTFVINIGDFFQRLSNDRFQSTVHRVFNYAPEDRYSMPFFFGFNHNEQCAVLPTCTDEKNPPKYEPISCGEWCRRRFDKTFEFSNSKLSK, encoded by the exons ATGTCTACCACGACGACCACTGAAGCGCCACAGAGCTATAAGCTCGAGCTTATGTCTGCTTATGGCACTGTGTTCCGCGATGTACTGAAAACCCCGCCTCGGGACTGCAACGCCTCCGAGGTCCCCGTCATCGATCTCTCCAACCTCCGGGGCACCGAGTCCGAGCGCAAAGAactcgccgccaccatccGCGACGCGGCCGAGAACACGGGATTTTTTTACATCAAGAATCACGGCGTTCCCAAGGCGACGATAGAAGCGGCCTTCAGGCAGGCGCagaccttcttctcccaaCCCAGTGAGAAGAAGGCGCTCGTCGCACAGAAGAAGTCCAAGTTCTTCAACGGATGGACAGAGAAGCGCGCTGCGCAAATTTCGCCGACAGAGACCAAAGACCATCGCGAGGGGTTCAGCTTTCGTTATGACCCGCGGTATGATCCCGAGACCAAGGATCCCGATGCCGTGCCCGAAGAGGTGAAGCCGTGGATGAAACATGAGGATTTTGTGTGGGAGGGAACGAGCCATTTACCGGCGTTCAAAGAGGAAATGATTACCTATTGGCAGAGCTGTCTCACACTTGCGAGAAGTCTTATCAAGCTTTTTGCTCTGGCGTTGGATGTACCAGAGACGTACTTTGACGATGTCATCACATATCCAGGAAG TGACAGTGTGGTCAATTACTACCCCAAAAACACTGAAGCGCAagacgccatcatcgacgtcggTCTCGGAGCACACACCGACCTTCAGTGCTTCACCCTGCTCTGGCAAGACAGCGTTGGTGGGCTGCAAGTCCTTACAAAGGATGGTCAGTGGATCAAGGTGCCGCCAGTCCCCGACACCTTCGTCATCAACATTGGCGACTTCTTTCAGAGGCTTTCCAACGACCGTTTCCAGTCGACGGTGCACCGGGTCTTCAACTACGCCCCCGAGGACCGGTACTCGATGCCTTTCTTTTTCGGTTTCAACCACAACGAGCAGTGCGCCGTGTTGCCGACGTGTACCGACGAAAAGAACCCACCAAAGTATGAACCGATTAGTTGCGGTGAG TGGTGTCGACGCAGGTTCGACAAGACGTTCGAGTTTTCAAACTCGAAGCTGTCTAAATAA